One genomic segment of Centropristis striata isolate RG_2023a ecotype Rhode Island chromosome 11, C.striata_1.0, whole genome shotgun sequence includes these proteins:
- the xirp1 gene encoding xin actin-binding repeat-containing protein 1: METFGLRRTQSLKSLSVVQERSWVMAAPSRWDRKSVSQLVQHYQSHGDLRTSEKAEHKLQVSERRDSEASWGSGRRSNLSRSRSMELLPQKESSSGTRALCALFESKVTLQESFSCSPRPGHTGSHCPLQDWRSHSTTTTDASIQRSSLVQGGRTVNGLLESPARTFRSSPDDKYSPSLTKGGTPTRARISPSSSVRDRSALYLSRAAATDSTGGSTQPEFISTPGTRTKNNKMAEAVRKVTVSQSAHDEDDLPLPPPPPVPPRPLDYEGPSDSSSLPVPPPKETFSTFYQQRQKSELKRLFKHIHPDLRASLDDIADDDIMKAVQSQNTQAVDAAYQGEVQSMRWIFENWTMDNIGDPHATKKLLDDEELQGGNVRGTSSMFEHIDSTQQMSAKRQTSVRGDVRTATWLFESQPLDSLNTLKREEGELVEAVLKEPIQPGDVTGARLLFESKPLSDLGRCNSIEDHSFLKLRSEFQEQKGDVQKTVKLFQAEPCCAIRDNSGNMHEIKSICREEINGSNISTARWLFETQPLDLINKGTDGVKIIRGISLEEGHRGGVDQKRWMFETQSFDTIQEVVGVDKFEGMAAECAGEADVPNKRKLFETQPLAALKGDSEEKSLEKEEIIAGDVKTSLWLFETQTMETLNDSYEVGSLKKVTLSADEQGEVKGKKQIFESCSLQKDTSFKEQEIEKGDVKGFKHLFETIPLSKIAHSDGEIVEKEKSIAAGNVKGNKAMFETTPLYAIKDSSGNLHTVTTVSREEFIKGKVQNYKWMFETKPLDKLAEGNGNVEVIKGITRQEDTMGDVKMAKWLFETQTIDGIHSKFNQTEQNASLEEEHRKGDVKNCKWLFETQPMDILYDKSEKVNDKEAIDSTDVKSITWLFESQPLDSIKDGEEYNLKLCDTIQDSVKLEGGVQTVKHVFETETLDRIRKDANSERNVRCVSQVNFQSGDVSRVRELFESQSLDEIGLEMGATSTEQSQDEHLEKGSVHRATWMFENCPMNQINKDNEDADVQRVSGVEGGDVQNKKFIFETSSLDKIHDQPLEQKSDSVEQPASNVDVKSSTMMFESLPLYAIRDKEGQFHEVTTVKKEEVMSADVRGARWMFETKPLDAIKAEKEVYVIRAVTQEDVKKGDVKSARWKFETQPLDSLTSRDESSVKVIEDLEDLGSNVQLNKQIFESEQSSKKFTRMVSVTDVQQGDVRTSTWLFENQSIDSLKGEPQEQSPVKTVHREDSQKGDVKRCTWLFESQPLDKIKEQEDASVQGTDEEIPKSDVKCTTWLFETTPLDKISAISVSETLSYLYQMNFVHSSGIIIEANESRHVNMAKYLLESNNGMQIQKEEVVGGNIRNIMSQLLLKPTLKPQVSILREVEKGKVNTTVVELPVYQSATTINLERDQRIQNIVQMIDELLVQDKDLKKGIIMQETAGGQAEMSVYSLICNSESHVIERGDVKSTIGNLLATAKCQRTAMSCRVDENEKGNVNLYKSCIEKGDLHYLKSLHTEATGDEVDFSVLTEEQTEIVQGDVKEAKRSLCQQKEQVERTISDVLPGDVKNTKKVFSSECSLAVETCIPKEEIIPGDILSAKQQLTVKQPVMVEKEEIVAGDIKATMQSLERAKQQSMSVEREIITPGTIYDMSFSGPETEGGQAQKEVIISGDVKAAKKSLEMAKQQSLQVDREVIVPGKIYNLNVTAQEESTSTVMQSSCSSSSRCQQIKTYPKVSDAEKDQESHVSFEACQQSAAIVNETEEVIRGDVRAAIKSLQSAATEQKLLDKEDIVRGNVQLALQSLEKSSVNVSKGDYKAAMIYRNSGKACSERSKTVHKQCVMVSMPPSDTTLSPSISVTCEGQPSITTQNSTPYPVANGNSKSSSSVTVTPPPLPLKTIEKPQEQKPALPPKPQWIKSVVVEYNNSAASEVASPIKDNIKSGVIPPKQSKQFPTVSPDKLQDTTTHGKISKEDLHETSHQNVTLATDSKAQETKKKKKMVTVSKSECHEMMSNSTEVEMERNVIQKINAAEEIQMCMKNYAEDGKHEMNMSLQAALRNFEKKENETQDKRAPLLSKKVKVINDNVSDSKQTNNTTTAQQHKPLPKKEQNADNVQQRSHDLNEKQPKLEDKVVLREKKVKETDDERRQRLSVHKEEIMKGNVQAAMEIFENLKKREELKGILSQVQEIEGETNSLDVSSFKTLYETVPAWMVTPGENVKQSKTEERKVEVEAQDDDLESISSVETAFEDLEKASKEIMNLKEQTLAKLLDIEESIKKALYSVSNLKSEADIAGLSGLFDESLKTEQNFQPTNNIRKISIGSSKAKSGQIKEATVSESSPSKQGVHRQVNKPLIRQSSSQSSPSFISIHSAARKPAEQPKSPMSTFKPNTEGNSQSCHDANSDLGQESAAAAEVSKNGHSPAQRKVSVLEVKTVPEQPAGIVGTKTVSETYEETDGFGNVFVSSVTSTFVTKQSDSKSSALFEVVGNPARYEVMTSPTIRRSGRPFEDKVLSNANKEGTVFVTFSQPKEKH; encoded by the exons ATGGCTGAAGCAGTCAGGAAAGTCACAGTTTCCCAATCAGCTCATGATGAAGACGACCTGCCcctccccccacctcctcccgTACCACCTAGGCCCCTCGACTACGAAGGTCCTTCAGACTCAAGTAGCCTTCCTGTGCCTCCACCTAAAGAAACCTTTTCCACGTTCTACCAGCAGCGTCAGAAGAGTGAGCTAAAGAGGCTCTTCAAACACATCCACCCAGACCTAAGGGCAAGTCTCGATGACATTGCAGACGATGATATAATGAAGGCGGTGCAGTCACAAAACACCCAGGCAGTGGATGCAGCTTACCAAGGTGAAGTGCAGTCCATGAGGTGGATCTTTGAGAATTGGACTATGGACAACATTGGGGATCCTCATGCAACCAAGAAGCTGCTGGATGATGAAGAGTTACAAGGTGGAAATGTCCGAGGCACCTCCTCCATGTTTGAGCACATTGACAGCACCCAACAAATGTCTGCTAAAAGACAGACTTCTGTCAGAGGAGATGTGAGAACAGCAACATGGCTGTTTGAGTCCCAGCCCTTAGATTCTCTAAATACATTGAAAAGAGAAGAGGGTGAACTGGTTGAAGCAGTGCTAAAGGAACCCATCCAGCCAGGAGATGTGACAGGAGCTCGGCTGCTTTTTGAGTCAAAACCATTGAGTGACTTGGGACGCTGCAACTCTATAGAAGACCATAGCTTCCTCAAACTGAGATCTGAGTTCCAGGAGCAGAAAGGAGACGTCCAGAAGACTGTAAAACTCTTCCAGGCAGAGCCCTGCTGTGCCATCAGAGACAACAGTGGCAATATGCACGAGATTAAATCCATCTGCAGGGAGGAGATCAATGGCAGCAACATCAGCACTGCCCGTTGGCTTTTTGAAACCCAGCCTTTGGACCTGATTAATAAGGGAACGGATGGAGTGAAAATAATTCGGGGTATATCTCTTGAGGAAGGACACAGAGGAGGAGTTGACCAAAAGAGGTGGATGTTTGAAACTCAGTCATTTGACACAATACAAGAGGTCGTGGGAGTGGACAAGTTTGAAGGCATGGCGGCTGAATGTGCAGGAGAGGCCGATGTCCCGAACAAGAGGAAGCTCTTTGAGACACAGCCCTTGGCAGCACTAAAAGGAGACTCTGAAGAAAAGTCTTTGGAAAAGGAGGAAATAATTGCGGGAGATGTCAAAACTTCTCTATGGCTGTTTGAAACCCAAACCATGGAGACCCTCAATGATAGCTATGAAGTGGGCAGTTTGAAGAAAGTTACCCTTTCAGCTGACGAACAAGGAGAAGTTAAaggcaaaaaacaaatttttgaGAGCTGCAGTCTTCAAAAGGACACATCATTTAAGGAACAAGAGATTGAAAAGGGTGATGTCAAGGGATTCAAACACCTTTTTGAAACTATTCCTTTGAGCAAAATTGCTCATTCTGATGGAGAGATAGTTGAGAAAGAAAAATCTATTGCAGCAGGAAACGTAAAAGGTAACAAAGCAATGTTTGAGACAACTCCTTTATATGCAATAAAGGACAGCTCCGGAAACCTTCATACAGTCACAACAGTCAGCCGAGAAGAATTCATCAAAGGGAAggtacaaaattacaaatggaTGTTTGAAACCAAGCCATTAGACAAGCTTGCAGAGGGAAATGGAAATGTCGAGGTAATCAAAGGCATCACCCGGCAGGAGGATACAATGGGCGATGTCAAGATGGCAAAGTGGCTTTTTGAAACCCAGACAATCGATGGAATCCATTCCAAGTTCAACCAGACAGAGCAGAACGCTTCTTTAGAAGAGGAGCATCGCAAAGGTGATGTCAAGAACTGCAAATGGTTATTTGAGACACAACCAATGGACATTTTGTATGACAAATCagaaaaagtaaatgacaaagAAGCCATTGACAGTACCGATGTCAAGTCCATTACTTGGCTTTTTGAATCACAGCCTCTAGACAGCATCAAAGATGGTGAAGAGTACAACTTGAAGCTATGCGACACCATACAGGACTCTGTCAAATTGGAAGGTGGTGTTCAAACAGTCAAACATGTGTTTGAAACAGAAACCTTAGATAGAATAAGAAAGGATGCAAATTCTGAACGCAATGTGAGATGTGTCAGTCAGGTCAACTTTCAGTCTGGAGATGTCTCAAGAGTCAGAGAACTTTTTGAATCTCAATCCCTTGACGAAATTGGATTGGAAATGGGCGCAACATCTACTGAACAGAGCCAAGACGAACATCTTGAAAAAGGTTCCGTACATAGAGCCACCTGGATGTTTGAAAACTGTCCCATGAATCAGATCAATAAGGACAATGAGGATGCAGACGTCCAGAGAGTTAGTGGTGTAGAAGGTGGTGACGTACAGAACAAAAAGTTCATATTTGAAACCTCCTCACTGGACAAAATCCATGACCAACCCCTTGAACAGAAGTCAGACTCTGTGGAACAACCTGCGAGCAATGTTGACGTAAAGTCAAGTACCATGATGTTTGAGTCCCTGCCACTGTATGCCATCAGAGACAAAGAGGGACAGTTTCATGAAGTTACAACTGTGAAAAAAGAGGAGGTCATGAGTGCTGATGTAAGAGGAGCAAGGTGGATGTTTGAGACAAAACCCCTTGATGCGATCAAGGCAGAGAAGGAAGTTTATGTGATCCGAGCTGTTACCCAAGAGGATGTCAAGAAAGGAGATGTCAAATCAGCTAGATGGAAATTTGAGACACAACCTTTGGACTCCCTTACCAGCCGAGATGAGTCCTCTGTCAAGGTAATTGAAGACTTGGAAGACCTAGGTAGCAATGTTCAACTCAACAAACAGATATTTGAATCCGAGCAATCATCCAAGAAGTTCACACGAATGGTTAGTGTCACTGACGTCCAGCAGGGTGATGTCAGGACCTCAACCTGGCTCTTTGAGAATCAATCCATTGACAGTCTGAAAGGGGAACCTCAGGAGCAAAGTCCAGTAAAAACAGTCCACAGAGAAGACAGCCAGAAAGGAGATGTTAAACGCTGCACTTGGCTGTTTGAATCGCAGCCCCTGGACAAGATCAAGGAGCAGGAGGATGCCTCAGTGCAAGGCACTGATGAGGAGATACCAAAATCTGATGTAAAGTGCACTACCTGGCTCTTTGAGACTACTCCACTGGACAAAATCTCTGCCATCAGTGTCTCTGAAACCCTGTCCTATCTGTACCAAATGAATTTTGTCCACTCAAGCGGCATCATAATAGAAGCAAATGAGAGTAGACATGTTAACATGGCAAAATATCTGCTGGAAAGCAATAATGGTATGCAAATCCAGAAAGAAGAGGTTGTTGGGGGTAACATCAGGAACATCATGTCACAACTCTTACTCAAGCCAACCCTAAAGCCCCAAGTTAGTATTCTTAGAGAAGTGGAGAAAGGCAAAGTGAACACCACAGTAGTAGAGCTTCCAGTCTACCAGTCAGCTACAACTATCAACCTCGAGAGGGATCAAAGGATACAAAATATTGTCCAGATGATCGATGAATTGCTTGTCCAAGATAAGGATCTGAAAAAAGGAATCATAATGCAAGAGACTGCAGGGGGGCAAGCAGAGATGTCAGTTTATTCACTCATCTGCAATTCTGAGAGTCACGTCATAGAGAGGGGAGATGTAAAGTCTACGATTGGAAATCTGTTAGCTACTGCTAAGTGTCAGAGGACTGCTATGTCGTGTAGGgtggatgaaaatgaaaagggAAATGTGAATCTGTACAAAAGTTGCATTGAGAAAGGAGACCTGCACTATTTGAAAAGTCTTCATACTGAGGCAACAGGAGATGAAGTTGATTTCAGCGTTTTGACTGAGGAGCAAACTGAAATAGTTCAGGGAGATGTGAAGGAAGCAAAGAGAAGTCTCTGTCAGCAAAAAGAGCAAGTAGAGAGAACAATTTCTGATGTTTTGCCAGGGGACGTTAAGAACACCAAAAAGGTTTTTTCGTCAGAGTGCTCTCTTGCTGTTGAAACCTGCATTCCAAAGGAAGAAATAATCCCTGGCGATATCTTATCAGCAAAGCAACAACTTACAGTAAAGCAACCTGTCATGgtggaaaaagaagaaatcgTGGCAGGGGACATCAAGGCAACAATGCAGTCATTAGAACGTGCAAAGCAACAGAGTATGTCTGTGGAGAGGGAAATCATCACACCAGGAACTATCTATGACATGAGCTTCTCGGGTCCTGAGACAGAAGGAGGCCAAGCACAAAAGGAGGTCATTATATCCGGAGATGTGAAAGCAGCTAAAAAGTCCCTTGAAATGGCTAAGCAGCAAAGCTTGCAAGTGGATCGCGAAGTCATTGTCCCTGGAAAAATATACAATCTGAATGTCACAGCACAAGAGGAAAGCACCTCCACTGTGATGCAATCTTCATGTTCGTCTTCCTCCAGATGCCAGCAAATCAAGACTTATCCAAAGGTCAGTGATGCAGAGAAAGATCAGGAAAGCCATGTTTCCTTTGAGGCTTGTCAACAAAGTGCAGCTATAGTCA ATGAGACAGAAGAAGTAATCAGGGGAGATGTGAGGGCAGCCATTAAGTCTCTGCAGAGTGCAGCAACAGAGCAGAAGCTCCTAGATAAAGAAGATATTGTCAGAGGTAATGTCCAATTGGCTCTGCAGTCGCTTGAGAAGTCTAGTGTTAATGTATCCAAAGGAGACTATAAAGCTGCAATGATATACAGGAATTCAGGGAAGGCTTGTTCAGAGAGGAGCAAGACTGTTCACAAGCAGTGTGTTATGGTGTCTATGCCTCCATCTGACACAACATTGTCTCCTTCAATTTCAGTAACCTGTGAAGGACAACCATCCATTACAACACAGAATTCAACACCCTACCCTGTAGCAAATGGAAACTCTAAATCATCCAGCTCTGTGACTGTAACTCCACCTCCACTCCCTCTAAAGACAATCGAGAAACCGCAGGAGCAGAAACCAGCTTTACCACCAAAGCCACAATGGATAAAATCAGTAGTTGTAGAATACAATAATTCAGCTGCTTCCGAAGTTGCCAGCCCCATTAAAGACAACATAAAAAGCGGAGTTATTCCtccaaaacaaagcaaacagtTTCCTACAGTCTCTCCAGATAAACTACAAGATACCACAACACATGGCAAAATAAGTAAAGAAGACCTACATGAAACATCCCACCAAAATGTTACTCTAGCAACAGATTCAAAGGCTCAAGAAactaagaagaaaaagaaaatggttaCAGTGAGCAAATCAGAATGCCATGAAATGATGTCAAACAGCACTGAAGTGGAAATGGAGAGAAATGTAATCCAGAAAATTAATGCAGCTGAGGAGATACAAATGTGCATGAAGAATTATGCAGAAGATGGTAAACATGAAATGAACATGAGTTTGCAGGCTGCTCTACggaactttgaaaaaaaagaaaatgagacTCAAGACAAAAGAGCTCCCTTGTTGTCCAAAAAGGTAAAAGTGATAAATGATAATGTTAGTGACTCCAAGCAAACCAACAATACAACAACTGCCCAACAGCACAAACCACTCCCCAAGAAAGAACAAAACGCTGACAACGTACAGCAAAGATCCCATGACCTGAATGAAAAGCAACCTAAACTTGAGGATAAAGTTGTTTTaagagaaaagaaagtaaaggagaCGGATGATGAAAGAAGACAAAGACTGTCTGTCCACAAGGAGGAGATCATGAAGGGAAATGTTCAAGCTGCCATGGAAATCTTTGAAAATTTGAAGAAACGAGAGGAACTCAAAGGAATTCTTTCTCAAGTGCAGGAGATAGAGGGAGAGACCAACAGTCTAGACGTTAGCTCCTTTAAGACATTGTATGAGACTGTCCCTGCTTGGATGGTTACGCCAGGTGAAAATGTAAAGCAAAGTAAAACAGAGGAAAGGAAAGTTGAAGTAGAGGCACAGGATGATGATCTGGAAAGCATCTCCTCAGTTGAGACTGCATTTGAAGATCTGGAAAAAGCAAGCAAGGAAATAATGAATCTGAAGGAACAAACGTTAGCAAAGCTTCTTGACATTGAAGAGTCAATTAAAAAAGCTTTGTACTCCGTCTCCAATCTGAAGTCTGAGGCTGACATCGCAGGGTTGTCGGGACTGTTTGATGAATCtttaaaaacagagcaaaacTTTCAACCCACcaacaacatcaggaaaataaGTATTGGGTCAAGCAAGGCCAAATCGGGTCAAATCAAAGAAGCAACAGTTTCTGAGTCAAGTCCTTCGAAGCAAGGAGTGCACAGACAAGTCAACAAGCCGCTTATCAGACAGTCCTCTTCCCAATCTTCCCCGTCATTCATCTCCATTCACTCAGCTGCCAGAAAACCTGCCGAACAACCAAAGTCACCAATGTCAACATTTAAACCAAACACGGAGGGTAATTCTCAAAGTTGCCATGATGCAAACAGTGATCTGGGACAggagtctgctgctgctgctgaagtctCAAAGAATGGTCACAGTCCTGCACAGCGCAAGGTCAGCGTTCTTGAAGTGAAAACTGTTCCAGAGCAACCCGCAGGAATTGTTGGCACAAAGACAGTCAGTGAAACATACGAAGAAACTGATGGCTTTGGCAATGTATTTGTTTCTTCTGTGACTTCAACATTTGTCACCAAACAGTCTGACAGTAAGTCATCAGCACTGTTTGAAGTAGTCGGGAATCCAGCCAGATACGAAGTCATGACATCCCCAACAATTCGGAGATCGGGTCGTCCTTTTGAAGACAAAGTGTTGAGCAACGCCAACAAGGAAGGGACGGTGTTTGTAACATTTAGCCAACCAAAGGAAAAGCACTAA